A DNA window from Massilia putida contains the following coding sequences:
- a CDS encoding GntR family transcriptional regulator — protein sequence MSHLAQLMHQLSATSNLPLYQQLQRALREAIDRGVYGPAEALPAERQLAAELDISRITVRKAIDGLVDEGLLVRRAGSGNFINTRIEKNFAKLTSFSEDMRSRGRTPRSVWLKRSEGTVTPEEALRLRLSPGAAVYRFNRIRYADDMPMCLEYATIAASALPSLDAVDVSMYEALEANGKRPVRALQRLSALLLNAEQAKLLQSKEGDAGLCVERLGFLPDGQAVEFCRSYFRGDMYDFVAELSAG from the coding sequence ATGTCCCACCTCGCGCAGTTGATGCACCAGCTATCCGCCACCAGCAACCTGCCGCTCTACCAGCAATTGCAGCGCGCCCTGCGCGAAGCGATCGACCGCGGCGTCTACGGTCCGGCGGAAGCCCTGCCGGCCGAGCGCCAGCTGGCGGCCGAACTGGACATCTCGCGCATCACCGTGCGCAAGGCGATCGACGGTCTCGTCGACGAAGGCTTGCTCGTGCGCCGCGCGGGGTCGGGCAATTTCATCAACACCCGCATCGAAAAGAATTTCGCCAAGCTGACGTCGTTCTCGGAAGACATGCGCTCGCGCGGCCGCACGCCGCGCAGCGTCTGGCTCAAGCGTTCGGAAGGCACCGTCACGCCGGAAGAAGCGCTGCGCCTGCGCCTGTCGCCGGGCGCCGCCGTGTACCGTTTCAACCGCATCCGCTACGCCGACGACATGCCGATGTGCCTGGAATACGCGACGATCGCGGCCTCCGCCCTGCCCTCGCTGGACGCGGTGGACGTGTCGATGTACGAAGCGCTGGAAGCCAACGGCAAGCGCCCCGTGCGCGCGCTGCAGCGCCTGTCCGCCCTGCTGCTGAACGCCGAGCAGGCGAAGCTGCTGCAATCGAAGGAAGGCGATGCGGGACTGTGCGTGGAACGGCTGGGCTTTTTGCCGGATGGGCAGGCGGTGGAATTCTGCCGCTCCTACTTCCGCGGCGACATGTACGACTTCGTGGCCGAGCTGAGCGCCGGCTGA
- a CDS encoding flavodoxin family protein, with product MITVRKGQAPAKLSRDEFHLVFARDFYDPAYQAVAAELAAVEEVAWKAYVDSHKAPVTVKAGPGFADPDYDLSIEWKETRDRLLAAEARQKDPATPSRILLINGAARNDGSCPGEISKTWRLAKLCEETLAAEGVETDLLDLSRIISDYDRHIHPCKACVSTAMPLCHWPCSCYPNHSLNQENDWMNEIYERWVAAHGIIICTPVYWYQSPSILKLMIDRLVCADGGNPDPSSTHGKKAEEAKALEKDWTYPKHLAGRIYGVAVHGDVAGIEGTRRSLSDWLDWMGLIDAGPIAQLDRYVGYYDSYADSHATLDKDTAFQDEVRNVARAVSAAVAAVRSGKLLQPDRKVTNPRPK from the coding sequence ATGATCACCGTACGCAAGGGCCAGGCGCCCGCGAAGTTGAGCCGCGACGAATTCCATCTCGTGTTCGCGCGCGACTTCTACGATCCCGCCTACCAGGCCGTTGCCGCGGAACTGGCGGCCGTGGAGGAAGTCGCGTGGAAGGCGTACGTCGATTCGCACAAGGCGCCGGTCACCGTCAAGGCGGGGCCCGGCTTTGCGGATCCCGACTACGACCTGTCCATCGAATGGAAGGAGACGCGCGACCGCCTGCTCGCGGCCGAAGCGCGCCAGAAAGATCCGGCGACGCCGAGCCGCATCCTCTTGATCAATGGCGCGGCCCGCAACGACGGCAGCTGCCCGGGCGAGATCTCGAAGACGTGGCGCCTCGCCAAGCTGTGCGAGGAAACGCTCGCGGCCGAGGGCGTGGAGACGGACCTGCTCGACCTGTCGCGCATCATCTCCGACTACGACCGCCACATCCACCCGTGCAAGGCCTGCGTGTCGACGGCGATGCCGCTGTGCCACTGGCCCTGCAGCTGCTACCCGAACCATTCGCTGAACCAGGAAAACGACTGGATGAACGAGATCTACGAGCGCTGGGTGGCGGCCCACGGGATCATCATCTGCACGCCCGTCTACTGGTACCAGTCGCCGTCGATCTTGAAACTGATGATCGACCGTCTCGTATGCGCGGACGGGGGCAATCCCGATCCCAGCTCCACGCACGGCAAGAAGGCGGAAGAAGCCAAGGCGCTGGAAAAGGATTGGACGTACCCGAAACACCTGGCCGGGAGAATCTACGGCGTGGCCGTGCACGGCGACGTGGCCGGCATCGAAGGGACGCGGCGCTCGCTGTCCGACTGGCTCGACTGGATGGGCCTGATCGACGCGGGTCCCATCGCCCAGCTCGACCGCTACGTCGGCTATTACGATTCGTATGCGGACAGCCACGCGACGCTGGACAAGGACACCGCCTTCCAGGACGAGGTGCGCAATGTGGCGCGCGCGGTGTCCGCGGCCGTCGCCGCGGTGCGTTCGGGCAAGCTGCTGCAGCCGGACCGGAAGGTCACCAATCCCCGGCCGAAGTAG
- a CDS encoding SDR family oxidoreductase, whose product MTKQTPNGISYAGKVVLVTGGASGIGRATALAFGRAGACVVIADTSVDGGHMTAALIVEAGGKALFVKANVTVAEDVEALIDKAVGHYGRIDCAVNGAAVEEEYLPLAEGEDEQFDRIMSVNVKGVWLCMKSQLRQMLKQEGGGVIVNIADAGGLVAAPHRAIYSASKHAVVGLTKSAAVEYAKDDIRINSICPGAVKTPMLVRMLEREPGRDKKLKAAHPMGRIADPSEIANAALWLCSEQASFVTGHQLAIDGGLTAI is encoded by the coding sequence ATGACCAAGCAGACACCGAACGGCATTTCGTATGCAGGCAAGGTTGTGCTGGTAACCGGAGGCGCGAGCGGCATCGGCCGCGCGACGGCGCTGGCGTTCGGGCGCGCGGGCGCCTGCGTCGTCATTGCCGACACGTCGGTCGACGGCGGCCACATGACGGCGGCCTTGATCGTCGAAGCGGGCGGCAAGGCGCTGTTCGTGAAAGCGAATGTCACGGTCGCGGAAGACGTGGAAGCGTTGATCGACAAGGCGGTCGGCCACTACGGCCGCATCGACTGCGCCGTCAACGGTGCCGCCGTCGAGGAAGAATACCTGCCGCTGGCCGAGGGCGAGGACGAGCAGTTCGACCGCATCATGAGCGTCAACGTCAAGGGCGTCTGGCTGTGCATGAAGAGCCAGCTGCGCCAGATGCTCAAGCAGGAAGGCGGTGGCGTGATCGTCAACATCGCGGACGCCGGCGGCCTCGTGGCGGCACCGCACCGCGCCATCTATTCGGCGTCCAAGCACGCGGTCGTCGGCCTGACCAAGAGCGCGGCCGTGGAATACGCCAAGGATGACATCCGCATCAACAGCATCTGCCCGGGCGCCGTCAAGACGCCGATGCTGGTCCGCATGCTCGAGCGCGAGCCCGGGCGCGACAAGAAGCTGAAAGCGGCGCATCCGATGGGCCGGATCGCCGATCCGTCCGAGATCGCCAATGCGGCGCTGTGGCTGTGTTCGGAGCAGGCGTCGTTCGTCACAGGTCATCAGCTCGCCATCGACGGCGGCCTGACGGCGATCTGA